One window from the genome of Oceanisphaera sp. IT1-181 encodes:
- the acs gene encoding acetate--CoA ligase, protein MSEVKIHPVMANIAEHAHVDDAGYQRMYQESIKNPDKFWGEQGKNLDWIKPYTKVKNTSYDPGHISIKWFEDGTLNLSANCIDRHLATKADEVAIIWEGDSPNEDKKVTYRELHEQVCRFANVLKAQGIKKGDVVSLYMPMVVEAAVAMLACARIGAVHSVVFGGFSPDAVASRIIDSNAKLVITADEGLRGGRAVPLKANVDAALAKPGVSPDCKVIVYQRTGGDVAWDPERNIWWHEAAAQVDAVCEPEEMSAEDPLFILYTSGSTGTPKGVLHTTGGYLVYAAMTFKYIFDYHEGDVHWCTADVGWVTGHSYILYGPLANGATTLMFEGVPNYPKTSRMSEIVDKHQVNILYTAPTAIRAFMAKGNEAVEGTSRKSLRILGSVGEPINPEAWEWYYRVIGEERCPIVDTWWQTETGGILIAPLPGATLLKAGSATRPFFGVQPALVDGEGNILEGAVDGNLVILDSWPGQMRTIYGDHDRFEQTYFSTFPGTYFSGDGAKRDEDGYYWITGRVDDVLNVSGHRMGTAEIESALVAHPKIAEAAIVGVPHEIKGQGIYAYITLNEGEVPSAELHKEVKDWVRKEIGPIATPDVIHWAEGLPKTRSGKIMRRILRKIATGETDTLGDTSTLADPSVVDRLIAERGQAS, encoded by the coding sequence ATGAGCGAAGTTAAGATTCATCCGGTTATGGCAAACATTGCCGAGCACGCCCACGTAGACGACGCGGGCTACCAGCGCATGTATCAAGAGTCCATTAAAAATCCTGATAAATTTTGGGGCGAACAAGGCAAAAATCTCGACTGGATCAAGCCCTACACCAAGGTGAAAAATACTTCTTATGATCCTGGCCACATCAGCATTAAGTGGTTTGAAGACGGCACTCTTAACTTATCCGCCAACTGTATTGACCGCCATTTAGCCACCAAGGCCGATGAAGTGGCCATTATCTGGGAAGGCGACAGCCCAAATGAAGATAAAAAAGTCACCTATCGCGAGTTGCACGAGCAAGTGTGCCGCTTTGCTAACGTATTAAAAGCCCAAGGCATTAAAAAAGGCGACGTGGTCAGCTTATATATGCCAATGGTGGTTGAAGCCGCCGTGGCCATGCTGGCCTGTGCGCGCATTGGTGCCGTGCATTCTGTGGTATTTGGTGGTTTTTCACCAGATGCAGTGGCCAGTAGGATTATCGACTCCAACGCCAAACTGGTGATCACCGCCGATGAAGGCTTGCGTGGTGGCCGTGCGGTGCCGCTTAAAGCTAACGTGGATGCGGCACTGGCCAAACCCGGCGTAAGCCCCGACTGTAAAGTGATTGTCTATCAGCGCACCGGTGGTGATGTAGCCTGGGATCCTGAGCGCAACATTTGGTGGCATGAAGCCGCAGCTCAAGTGGATGCCGTGTGCGAGCCCGAAGAAATGAGCGCCGAAGATCCGCTGTTTATTCTGTATACCTCAGGCTCCACCGGCACGCCAAAAGGCGTGTTGCACACCACAGGCGGCTACTTGGTGTACGCGGCCATGACCTTTAAGTACATCTTCGATTATCACGAGGGCGATGTGCACTGGTGTACCGCAGACGTAGGCTGGGTAACTGGACATTCTTATATTTTGTATGGCCCGCTGGCCAATGGCGCTACTACCTTGATGTTTGAAGGGGTGCCTAACTACCCGAAAACCAGCCGTATGAGCGAAATAGTTGATAAACATCAGGTCAATATTTTGTATACCGCCCCTACTGCCATTCGCGCTTTTATGGCCAAAGGCAATGAAGCCGTAGAAGGCACTAGCCGTAAGAGCTTGCGCATTTTAGGCTCAGTGGGTGAGCCCATTAACCCAGAAGCGTGGGAATGGTATTACCGCGTGATTGGTGAAGAGCGCTGCCCGATTGTAGATACTTGGTGGCAAACCGAAACCGGAGGCATCTTGATTGCGCCGCTACCGGGTGCCACGTTACTGAAAGCCGGCTCCGCCACCCGCCCTTTCTTTGGCGTGCAACCCGCATTAGTAGACGGCGAAGGCAATATTTTAGAGGGCGCCGTAGACGGTAATCTTGTGATCCTTGACTCTTGGCCCGGCCAAATGCGCACCATTTATGGGGATCACGACCGCTTCGAGCAAACTTACTTCTCGACTTTCCCCGGCACTTATTTCTCTGGCGATGGCGCTAAGCGCGACGAAGACGGCTACTACTGGATCACCGGTCGGGTGGACGACGTATTAAACGTTTCCGGCCACCGCATGGGCACCGCCGAGATTGAGTCCGCATTAGTGGCGCACCCTAAAATTGCCGAAGCGGCCATTGTGGGCGTGCCCCACGAGATCAAAGGCCAAGGTATTTATGCCTATATCACCTTGAACGAAGGTGAAGTGCCGAGCGCCGAGCTGCATAAAGAAGTAAAAGACTGGGTGCGTAAAGAAATTGGCCCCATCGCCACGCCAGATGTTATTCACTGGGCGGAAGGTTTACCGAAAACCCGCTCCGGTAAGATTATGCGTCGAATTTTGCGCAAGATTGCCACCGGTGAAACCGATACACTGGGCGATACCTCAACCCTGGCGGATCCGTCCGTAGTAGATCGTCTGATTGCCGAGCGTGGCCAGGCTTCTTAA
- the aroQ gene encoding type II 3-dehydroquinate dehydratase — protein sequence MAEHFRILLLNGPNLNLLGQREPGIYGQNSLDDIVESLSQRAAAQNIALSHLQSNAEHQLIDAIHQAYGQQDFIIINPAAFTHTSVAIRDALLGVNIPFIEVHLSNVHAREPFRHHSYLADKAVGVICGLGSDGYEFALEAATRFLRAR from the coding sequence ATGGCCGAACATTTCCGAATTCTGTTGCTTAATGGACCCAATCTAAACCTTTTGGGTCAGCGCGAACCCGGTATCTATGGCCAGAACAGTTTAGATGACATAGTGGAAAGCTTAAGTCAGCGAGCCGCGGCGCAAAATATCGCGCTCAGTCATCTGCAATCCAATGCGGAACATCAACTTATTGATGCCATACACCAAGCTTACGGCCAGCAAGATTTTATTATTATTAATCCTGCGGCTTTTACGCACACCAGCGTTGCGATTCGGGATGCCTTGTTAGGGGTGAATATTCCTTTCATTGAAGTGCATTTATCGAACGTGCATGCTCGTGAGCCGTTTCGCCATCATTCCTATTTGGCCGATAAGGCCGTAGGCGTGATCTGCGGTTTGGGTAGTGATGGTTACGAATTTGCCCTGGAAGCCGCGACCCGTTTTTTACGCGCTCGTTAA
- the accB gene encoding acetyl-CoA carboxylase biotin carboxyl carrier protein: protein MDIRKIKKLIELVEESGIAELEISEGEESVRISRYGNPGQNIQPQYQQYQAVPAAPAPMAAALSPATAEEPAAPVVSGHVMRSPMVGTFYRASSPGAKNFSEVGQTVNVGDTLCIVEAMKMMNQIEADKAGVIKAILIDNGEPVEFDEPLFIIE from the coding sequence ATGGATATTCGTAAAATAAAGAAACTGATCGAACTGGTTGAAGAGTCTGGCATTGCCGAATTGGAAATCTCCGAAGGTGAAGAGTCGGTTCGCATCAGCCGTTACGGCAATCCCGGCCAGAATATACAGCCACAATATCAACAGTACCAAGCGGTTCCTGCGGCTCCTGCTCCTATGGCTGCGGCCTTATCTCCTGCTACCGCTGAAGAGCCAGCTGCCCCGGTTGTTAGCGGCCATGTAATGCGCTCTCCTATGGTAGGCACCTTCTACCGCGCGTCTAGCCCAGGTGCAAAAAACTTCTCCGAAGTGGGCCAAACCGTGAACGTGGGCGACACCTTGTGCATCGTTGAAGCCATGAAGATGATGAACCAAATTGAAGCTGACAAAGCCGGTGTGATTAAAGCCATCTTGATTGACAATGGCGAGCCGGTTGAATTTGACGAGCCGCTGTTCATCATCGAATAA
- the accC gene encoding acetyl-CoA carboxylase biotin carboxylase subunit has protein sequence MLDKVVIANRGEIALRILRACKELGIKTVAVHSTADRELKHVLLADESICIGGNQSSQSYLNIPSIIAAAEVTDAVAIHPGYGFLAENADFADQVEKSGFVFIGPKGDTIRLMGDKVSAIAAMKKTGVPCVPGSDGPISDDAKKNAAIAKRIGYPVIIKASAGGGGRGMRVVRNEAELERAIAMTKAEAGAAFGSDVVYMEKYLENPRHIEIQILADGQGKAIHLGERDCSMQRRHQKVVEEGPAPGITEEMRKFIGERCCRACVEIGYRGAGTFEFLYENGEFYFIEMNTRIQVEHPITEMITGVDLIKEQLRIAAGMPLSITQEQVTIRGHAIECRINAEDPKTFIPSPGEIKLFHSPGGLGVRWDSHIYAGYKVPPYYDSMIGKLICYGENRDIAIARMTHALNELVIEGIKTNIPLHQEIMRDENFRNGGTNIHYLEKKLGL, from the coding sequence ATGCTGGATAAAGTAGTCATCGCCAACCGCGGTGAAATTGCCTTACGGATCCTGCGCGCTTGTAAAGAGCTGGGGATCAAGACGGTAGCCGTGCATTCCACCGCCGACCGTGAACTTAAGCACGTACTGTTAGCAGACGAGTCCATCTGTATTGGTGGCAATCAGTCTAGCCAGTCGTACTTGAACATTCCGTCTATTATTGCTGCTGCCGAAGTCACTGACGCGGTTGCGATTCACCCCGGTTACGGCTTCTTGGCAGAAAACGCCGACTTCGCCGACCAGGTTGAAAAATCAGGCTTCGTATTTATCGGCCCAAAAGGCGACACCATTCGCTTAATGGGCGATAAAGTGTCCGCCATTGCTGCCATGAAAAAAACCGGCGTACCTTGTGTGCCTGGTTCAGACGGCCCAATCAGCGACGATGCCAAGAAGAACGCCGCCATTGCCAAGCGCATTGGTTACCCGGTGATCATCAAGGCCTCTGCCGGTGGTGGTGGTCGCGGTATGCGCGTAGTGCGCAACGAAGCCGAGCTGGAAAGAGCCATTGCCATGACCAAAGCCGAAGCCGGCGCTGCGTTTGGTAGTGACGTGGTGTACATGGAAAAATATCTAGAAAACCCACGCCACATCGAAATCCAGATCTTGGCCGACGGTCAAGGCAAAGCGATTCACTTAGGTGAGCGCGACTGCTCCATGCAACGTCGCCACCAAAAAGTAGTGGAAGAAGGGCCAGCACCCGGCATTACCGAAGAGATGCGTAAGTTTATCGGTGAGCGTTGCTGCCGTGCTTGTGTAGAGATCGGCTATCGCGGTGCCGGTACTTTTGAGTTCTTGTATGAAAACGGCGAGTTCTATTTCATTGAAATGAACACCCGTATTCAGGTTGAGCACCCAATCACTGAAATGATCACCGGTGTGGACTTAATCAAAGAACAGCTACGCATTGCTGCCGGCATGCCGTTGTCGATTACTCAAGAGCAAGTGACCATTCGTGGCCATGCGATTGAGTGTCGTATTAACGCCGAAGATCCCAAGACCTTTATCCCAAGCCCAGGTGAAATCAAGTTGTTTCATTCTCCGGGTGGCTTAGGCGTGCGTTGGGATTCGCATATTTATGCAGGTTACAAAGTACCGCCTTATTACGACTCCATGATTGGCAAGCTTATCTGCTACGGCGAAAACCGCGATATCGCGATCGCCCGCATGACGCACGCCCTGAACGAGCTGGTGATTGAAGGTATTAAAACCAACATTCCCCTGCATCAAGAAATCATGCGTGATGAAAACTTCCGCAACGGCGGCACCAACATTCACTACCTAGAGAAAAAACTAGGCCTGTAA
- a CDS encoding YhdT family protein, with protein MNHLVTIARREALLSLGLAVLYMLGWWLSAYAVPSTIMWHGWPLWFVLSCVFNPLLFIGLCAIMIKRYFKNLPLDAALTDAGTEDAKVTDAKLKAKATAPIADAASITQADATHAAVPLRTHLRPH; from the coding sequence ATGAATCATCTTGTGACTATTGCTCGCCGCGAGGCGCTCTTAAGTTTAGGCTTAGCCGTGCTGTATATGCTGGGCTGGTGGCTGAGTGCCTATGCTGTACCGTCCACTATCATGTGGCACGGCTGGCCATTGTGGTTTGTATTGAGCTGCGTATTTAACCCGCTGCTGTTTATTGGCTTATGCGCAATTATGATAAAACGCTATTTTAAAAACCTGCCGCTCGACGCTGCGCTAACGGATGCCGGCACTGAAGATGCTAAAGTCACTGATGCAAAATTAAAAGCCAAGGCCACTGCACCTATCGCCGATGCCGCCTCCATTACTCAAGCCGACGCCACACACGCCGCTGTACCGTTACGCACCCACTTACGCCCTCACTAA
- the panF gene encoding sodium/pantothenate symporter gives MNLALIVPLICYLLAMLGLGFYLSRRPTEGNFVEDYFLGNRSMGGFVLAMTMVATYASASSFIGGPGAAYSLGLGWVLLAMIQVPTVWLTLGVLGKQFAVIARRVNALTINDMLYARYRSPLVVILAALGLLAAFIATMVVQFIGGARLLETVTGLPYQGGLIIFATTVMLYTLIGGFRAVVVTDAIQGILMLIGTIVLLVGVLTAGGGASAMFSALAEIDPGLVSPRGPDDFLSTSFMLSFWVLVCFGVIGLPHSAVRCLAYKDSKAMHKGIIIGTLVGALLMFGMHFAGALGRVLIPELTVPDKVMPTLMLTVLPPIVAGLFLAGPMAAIMSTIDSQLIQASATLVKDLYLNYVSRKPNSTPPSPTFIKRASRLVTLAVGLIVLLAALSPPDMIIWLNLLAFGALQAIFFWPLVLGLYWWRGTATGALASMLVGALSYGLLTTLGIKLFGLHAIVPSLTLSGLAYVIGSLLSPAPCAEVRALFGKKELGKKSAEHQAPGTQHETNT, from the coding sequence ATGAATCTTGCACTGATTGTTCCGTTAATCTGCTATTTACTGGCCATGTTGGGCTTGGGCTTTTACTTAAGCCGTCGTCCCACTGAGGGTAACTTTGTCGAAGATTACTTCTTAGGCAACCGCTCCATGGGCGGCTTTGTGCTGGCCATGACCATGGTGGCGACTTACGCCTCGGCGTCGTCTTTTATTGGCGGCCCCGGTGCGGCGTACAGTTTAGGGCTAGGCTGGGTGTTGCTGGCCATGATCCAAGTGCCCACCGTGTGGTTAACGCTCGGCGTGCTGGGCAAGCAGTTCGCCGTCATAGCGCGGCGCGTCAATGCGCTGACTATTAACGACATGCTCTATGCACGCTATCGCAGCCCCTTGGTGGTAATTTTGGCAGCACTGGGCTTATTGGCGGCTTTTATCGCCACTATGGTGGTGCAATTTATCGGCGGCGCGCGGCTGTTAGAAACCGTGACCGGCCTGCCCTATCAAGGCGGCCTGATTATTTTCGCCACTACGGTCATGCTTTATACCCTGATTGGCGGCTTTAGGGCGGTAGTGGTCACGGATGCGATACAAGGCATCTTAATGCTGATTGGTACTATCGTGCTGCTAGTGGGCGTACTGACTGCAGGCGGCGGCGCCAGTGCCATGTTTAGTGCCTTGGCTGAGATAGATCCGGGCTTGGTATCGCCCCGTGGCCCCGATGACTTTTTAAGTACCAGCTTTATGCTGTCATTTTGGGTGTTGGTCTGTTTTGGCGTGATTGGCCTGCCCCATTCGGCGGTGCGCTGCTTAGCCTATAAAGACAGTAAGGCCATGCACAAAGGCATTATTATTGGCACCTTAGTGGGCGCACTGTTGATGTTTGGTATGCACTTCGCCGGCGCCTTGGGGCGAGTATTAATACCCGAGCTCACCGTGCCCGATAAAGTCATGCCCACTTTAATGCTTACCGTATTACCACCGATAGTGGCGGGCTTATTTTTAGCGGGCCCCATGGCGGCCATTATGTCGACTATCGACTCCCAGTTGATCCAAGCCTCGGCCACTTTGGTGAAAGACTTATATTTGAATTATGTAAGCCGCAAGCCTAACTCTACCCCGCCCTCGCCGACTTTCATTAAACGCGCCAGCCGCTTGGTAACACTGGCCGTGGGCTTAATCGTGTTGCTCGCCGCCCTTAGCCCACCGGACATGATTATTTGGCTGAACTTATTAGCCTTTGGTGCGCTGCAAGCCATCTTCTTCTGGCCATTAGTGTTGGGCTTATATTGGTGGCGCGGCACCGCCACCGGCGCACTGGCCTCCATGCTGGTAGGCGCGCTCAGCTACGGTCTGCTCACCACGCTCGGCATTAAGCTATTCGGCCTGCACGCCATAGTGCCCAGCCTAACGTTGTCTGGACTCGCCTATGTTATCGGCTCATTGCTCAGCCCTGCTCCTTGTGCAGAAGTGCGGGCCTTGTTTGGGAAAAAGGAGCTTGGCAAAAAAAGCGCCGAGCACCAAGCGCCCGGCACCCAGCACGAGACAAATACTTAA
- the prmA gene encoding 50S ribosomal protein L11 methyltransferase — protein MPWIQIRINATEKTADKVSNMLLGRGAQAVTYMDAEDKPVYEPLPGETLLWDDTVVVGMFDAATDPDPIISFLKKFYRKDLTYKVEQLEDKDWVREWMDSFHPMRFGDRLWICPSWRDVPDPTAVNVMLDPGLAFGTGTHPTTALCLEWLDGQDLTDKTVIDFGCGSGILALAALKLGAKQVIGIDIDPQALQASQDNAERNGVADRLTVYLPKDQPENMKADIVVANILAGPLKELSPLISSLVKPGGKLALSGILDLQAEGLNELYEQWFTMDAPELREEWARLSGQKR, from the coding sequence ATGCCTTGGATACAAATTCGCATTAATGCCACCGAAAAAACCGCCGACAAGGTCAGTAACATGCTGCTCGGGCGCGGTGCTCAGGCGGTGACCTATATGGACGCCGAAGATAAACCCGTGTACGAACCGCTGCCCGGTGAAACCCTATTGTGGGATGACACCGTTGTAGTGGGCATGTTTGATGCCGCCACGGATCCGGATCCTATCATTAGCTTCTTAAAGAAATTCTATCGCAAAGATCTCACTTACAAAGTTGAGCAGCTAGAAGATAAAGACTGGGTACGCGAGTGGATGGACAGCTTTCACCCCATGCGCTTTGGCGATCGTTTGTGGATTTGCCCAAGCTGGCGCGATGTGCCAGACCCCACTGCGGTGAACGTGATGCTGGATCCGGGCTTGGCCTTTGGTACCGGTACCCACCCCACTACTGCTTTGTGCTTAGAGTGGTTAGACGGCCAAGATTTAACGGATAAAACCGTGATCGACTTTGGCTGTGGCTCCGGCATTTTAGCGCTGGCGGCATTAAAGCTGGGTGCCAAGCAGGTGATCGGCATAGATATCGACCCGCAAGCGCTGCAAGCCAGCCAAGATAACGCCGAGCGCAATGGCGTGGCGGACCGCTTAACGGTTTATCTGCCCAAAGATCAGCCGGAGAATATGAAAGCCGATATCGTAGTGGCCAATATTTTAGCCGGCCCGCTGAAAGAGCTGTCGCCGTTGATCAGCAGCTTGGTGAAGCCCGGCGGTAAGCTCGCGCTGTCTGGTATTCTTGACCTGCAAGCCGAGGGCTTAAACGAGCTCTATGAGCAGTGGTTTACCATGGACGCACCTGAACTGCGTGAAGAATGGGCCCGCCTCAGCGGACAAAAGCGCTAA
- the dusB gene encoding tRNA dihydrouridine synthase DusB, producing the protein MQIGPYKLSSPILVAPMAGVTDRPFRTLCLRMGAGMAVSEMMSSNPKVWQTEKSLRRMDHAGETGIRSVQIAGADPMLMAEAAQFNVDQGAQIIDINMGCPAKKVNKKMAGSALLQYPQLVQEIVTAVVNAVSVPVTLKIRTGWEPEHRNGVQIARIAEDCGIQALAVHGRTRACMYKGEAEYDTIRAIKQAVSIPIIANGDIDSPEKARFVLDDTGADAIMIGRAAQGRPWIFREIRHYLEQGTLPLPLHKDLERAMIREHVEALHAFYGGVLGVRIARKHVGWYLKDSDAGRDFRSDFNALDEAEQQLDSLAHYFANIA; encoded by the coding sequence ATGCAGATTGGTCCTTACAAACTGTCTAGCCCCATTTTGGTGGCTCCTATGGCTGGCGTAACCGACAGACCATTTCGTACTCTGTGCTTGCGCATGGGTGCGGGTATGGCGGTATCAGAAATGATGTCCTCCAACCCTAAGGTATGGCAGACCGAGAAGTCTTTACGGCGTATGGACCATGCAGGAGAAACCGGTATTCGTTCCGTCCAGATTGCCGGGGCAGATCCGATGCTAATGGCTGAGGCCGCCCAGTTCAATGTGGACCAGGGCGCCCAGATCATCGACATCAACATGGGTTGCCCAGCAAAGAAAGTGAATAAAAAAATGGCAGGGTCCGCCCTGTTGCAATACCCGCAGCTCGTGCAAGAAATTGTCACCGCCGTGGTTAACGCAGTTTCCGTTCCCGTTACCCTGAAAATTCGTACAGGTTGGGAGCCTGAACACCGTAATGGCGTGCAAATTGCTCGTATCGCCGAAGATTGCGGTATTCAGGCCCTAGCCGTGCATGGCCGCACTCGTGCCTGCATGTACAAGGGTGAAGCAGAATACGATACCATTAGAGCAATAAAACAAGCCGTCTCTATTCCCATTATTGCTAATGGGGACATCGACAGCCCAGAAAAGGCGCGTTTTGTCTTGGATGACACCGGCGCCGACGCCATCATGATTGGCCGGGCTGCACAGGGACGGCCTTGGATATTTAGAGAAATCCGCCACTATCTGGAACAAGGTACTCTACCCTTGCCGCTGCATAAGGACCTGGAGCGCGCCATGATACGGGAGCACGTTGAAGCACTGCACGCGTTTTACGGTGGAGTGTTAGGCGTACGTATTGCCCGTAAGCATGTGGGTTGGTACCTGAAAGATAGTGATGCGGGCCGTGACTTTCGCAGTGATTTCAATGCCCTTGATGAGGCCGAGCAACAGCTCGACTCACTGGCGCATTATTTCGCGAATATAGCTTAA
- the fis gene encoding DNA-binding transcriptional regulator Fis, protein MFEQTTTSDALVTTIKSPTSEQPTQRPLRNSVDQALRNYLSQLNGQEVTELYELVLAEVEAPMLDVIMQYTRGNQTRAANMMGINRGTLRKKLKKYGMN, encoded by the coding sequence ATGTTCGAACAAACTACGACTTCTGATGCACTGGTTACTACCATTAAATCTCCAACTTCTGAGCAGCCTACCCAGCGCCCGTTGCGCAACTCGGTAGACCAAGCGCTGCGTAATTATCTGTCCCAGCTGAATGGTCAGGAAGTAACTGAGTTGTATGAGTTGGTCCTCGCCGAAGTCGAAGCCCCGATGCTGGACGTGATCATGCAATACACTCGCGGTAACCAAACCCGCGCTGCCAATATGATGGGCATCAACCGCGGCACTTTGCGCAAGAAGCTCAAAAAATACGGCATGAACTAA
- a CDS encoding acyl-CoA thioesterase codes for MSDAGFRTVKASQVILKELMVPSYANFGGKVHGGVILSLMDKIAYTCAASHCKGYSVTASVDSVDFMNPVEVGDLLTLYASVNYVGSSSMEVGIKVELENFREGTVKHTNTSYFTMVALSEETRKPVKVAGLLLEDEDEIRRFVMGKLRKRLRRAHQQEIDDIGAALKISQAMVELEGENCRYPGVRHLPL; via the coding sequence ATGAGCGATGCGGGATTTAGAACAGTTAAAGCCTCACAGGTGATCCTTAAAGAGTTGATGGTGCCGTCTTATGCCAACTTTGGTGGCAAGGTACACGGAGGCGTAATTTTGAGCCTAATGGATAAAATTGCCTATACCTGTGCTGCTTCCCATTGCAAAGGCTATAGTGTGACGGCCTCAGTGGACTCGGTTGACTTTATGAACCCAGTAGAAGTAGGCGACTTACTGACGTTGTACGCCTCCGTCAACTACGTAGGCAGCAGCTCGATGGAAGTGGGCATTAAAGTCGAATTAGAAAACTTTCGTGAAGGCACAGTAAAGCATACCAATACCTCCTATTTCACTATGGTTGCCTTGAGTGAAGAAACCCGTAAGCCGGTTAAGGTTGCCGGGTTGTTATTGGAAGATGAGGATGAAATTCGCCGTTTTGTGATGGGTAAGTTACGTAAAAGATTACGTCGCGCCCACCAACAAGAGATTGACGATATTGGCGCAGCACTCAAGATTAGCCAAGCCATGGTCGAGCTGGAAGGCGAAAATTGCCGCTATCCGGGAGTGAGGCATTTACCGTTATGA
- a CDS encoding PLP-dependent aminotransferase family protein has translation MSRYEQLALQLQEQISSGVWQEGDKLPSLRETVRRSGLSLMTVFNAYQLLESQGWVRSRPQSGYFVAPVLQAPRYSSPLQPAETVDINAFIFNVLQAGNNPDCVALGSAFPDPSLFPQHQLSRSLIRVARQLSSANTDISLPPGCADLRRSIAQRYAAKGMEISPDEIVITSGALEALNLSLQALTQPGDWVVVESPAFYGALQAIERHHLKTVAVATDPQRGMDLDALAQALQQYPIKACWLMSHCQNPLGASMSTAHKQQLLALLTEHGVSLIEDDVYGELYAGLVTPLPVKAWDNTGQVLHCGSFSKTLATGFRIGWVAAGQQAQAIQRLQLMSTLSTSAPMQLALADYLSAHHYDKHLHTLRRTLEQRKHIFYRAIKREFPDAVRVHYAEGSYFLWLELPTDCCATELYWRALKAGITIAPGRMFAAGEQYRHCFRLNVSLPWNTGSEAAIKQLAALIDGQLALV, from the coding sequence ATGAGCCGCTATGAGCAGCTGGCACTGCAGCTTCAGGAGCAGATCAGCAGCGGTGTTTGGCAGGAAGGCGACAAGCTGCCCTCGCTGCGTGAAACGGTACGCCGTTCTGGGCTGAGCCTAATGACGGTGTTCAACGCCTATCAGTTACTTGAAAGCCAAGGTTGGGTGCGCTCTCGGCCCCAATCTGGCTATTTTGTCGCGCCCGTTTTGCAGGCGCCTCGTTACTCATCACCACTTCAGCCGGCAGAAACGGTCGATATCAACGCTTTTATCTTCAACGTACTGCAGGCGGGCAATAATCCCGATTGTGTGGCGCTAGGCTCTGCCTTTCCTGATCCCTCGCTGTTTCCACAACATCAACTGTCTCGCTCCCTGATCCGAGTGGCTCGCCAGTTGTCATCTGCCAATACTGACATCAGTCTGCCGCCAGGCTGTGCCGATTTGCGCCGCAGTATTGCCCAGCGTTATGCCGCTAAGGGCATGGAGATTTCGCCTGATGAAATCGTGATCACCTCTGGCGCATTGGAGGCGCTCAATCTTAGTCTGCAAGCGCTAACCCAGCCCGGTGACTGGGTAGTAGTGGAGTCACCGGCTTTTTACGGTGCGCTGCAGGCGATAGAGCGCCACCATCTAAAAACAGTGGCGGTGGCGACGGATCCACAGCGCGGCATGGACTTAGATGCGCTGGCTCAAGCATTACAGCAATATCCCATCAAGGCCTGCTGGCTGATGAGTCATTGCCAGAACCCGTTGGGCGCCAGCATGTCGACGGCGCACAAACAGCAACTGCTGGCTCTGTTGACCGAGCACGGCGTGAGCCTGATTGAAGACGATGTCTATGGTGAGCTGTATGCCGGTTTAGTGACGCCGTTGCCTGTCAAGGCGTGGGACAATACAGGCCAAGTACTGCACTGTGGTTCTTTTTCCAAGACACTGGCCACCGGCTTTCGTATCGGTTGGGTAGCGGCGGGACAACAAGCGCAGGCTATTCAACGGCTGCAGTTGATGAGCACCTTGTCGACCAGTGCGCCCATGCAATTGGCGCTGGCTGATTATCTGTCTGCGCATCATTACGACAAGCATCTGCATACTCTGCGCCGGACCCTAGAGCAGCGCAAACATATTTTTTATCGGGCCATCAAGCGGGAATTTCCTGATGCGGTGCGGGTGCATTATGCCGAAGGCAGCTATTTTTTGTGGTTGGAGCTGCCGACAGACTGCTGCGCGACCGAGCTGTATTGGCGGGCGCTGAAGGCGGGTATCACTATCGCGCCTGGGCGCATGTTTGCCGCAGGCGAGCAATATCGGCACTGTTTTCGGCTCAATGTCTCACTGCCTTGGAATACCGGTAGTGAGGCTGCCATTAAACAGTTGGCGGCGCTGATTGACGGTCAACTAGCGCTAGTTTGA